In one window of Haemophilus parainfluenzae DNA:
- a CDS encoding 2-hydroxyacid dehydrogenase encodes MNIVFLDSTAIPKHIPTPRPSFPHNWVEYEYTSAEQTIERAKDADIIITSKVILSREVLQQLPKLKLIAITATGSNNVDLDAAKELGVTVKNVTGYSATTVPEHVLGMIFALKHSLAGWQRDQITGKWTESKQFCYFDYPITDVKGSTLGVFGKGCLGTEVGRLAELLGMKVLYAEHRNAITCREGYTTFEEVLKQADILTLHCALTETTKNLINQETLSFCKKGAYLINTGRGPLIDEQAVCDALKSGQLGGAALDVLVKEPPEKNNPLIELAKTMPNLIITPHIAWASDSAVTTLTKKVAQNIEDFVQQLNQK; translated from the coding sequence ATGAATATCGTATTTTTAGACAGCACCGCAATTCCAAAACATATTCCTACTCCTCGTCCAAGCTTTCCGCATAACTGGGTAGAGTATGAATATACTTCTGCGGAACAAACCATTGAGCGAGCAAAAGACGCAGATATTATTATCACCAGTAAAGTGATTTTAAGCCGCGAGGTGTTGCAACAACTACCTAAATTAAAATTGATTGCTATCACCGCAACAGGCAGCAATAACGTGGATTTAGACGCGGCAAAAGAATTGGGTGTGACGGTTAAAAATGTGACGGGTTATTCTGCCACAACCGTACCTGAGCATGTGTTGGGCATGATTTTTGCGTTAAAACACAGCTTGGCTGGCTGGCAGCGCGATCAAATAACCGGTAAATGGACAGAAAGCAAACAGTTCTGCTATTTTGATTATCCCATTACGGATGTTAAAGGTTCAACGTTAGGCGTATTTGGAAAAGGTTGTTTAGGTACAGAAGTGGGGCGTTTAGCCGAGCTTTTAGGCATGAAAGTGCTTTATGCTGAACATCGAAATGCCATAACGTGCCGTGAAGGTTACACAACTTTTGAAGAGGTGCTAAAACAGGCCGATATTCTGACATTACATTGTGCATTGACTGAAACAACCAAAAATTTAATCAATCAAGAAACCTTGTCATTTTGTAAGAAAGGTGCATATTTAATCAATACTGGTCGTGGTCCATTGATTGACGAGCAAGCAGTTTGTGACGCATTAAAATCAGGACAATTAGGTGGTGCCGCATTAGATGTGTTAGTGAAAGAACCACCAGAGAAAAATAATCCACTGATTGAATTAGCGAAAACGATGCCGAATTTAATTATCACACCTCATATTGCTTGGGCGAGTGATAGTGCGGTAACCACGCTAACGAAAAAAGTGGCGCAAAATATTGAAGATTTCGTTCAACAATTAAATCAAAAATAA
- the kdsA gene encoding 3-deoxy-8-phosphooctulonate synthase — MQNKIVKIGNIDVANDKPFVLFGGMNVLESRDMAMQVCEAYVKVTEKLGVPYIFKASFDKANRSSIHSYRGPGMEEGLKIFQEIKETFGVKVITDVHEIYQCQPVADVVDVIQLPAFLARQTDLVEAMAKTGAVINVKKPQFLSPGQMGNIVDKFEECGNDKIILCDRGSNFGYDNLVVDMLGFGVMKKASKGSPVIFDVTHSLQCRDPFGAASGGRREQVTELARSGLAIGIAGLFLEAHPNPNQAKCDGPSALPLSALEGFVSQMKAIDDLVKSFPELDTSI, encoded by the coding sequence ATGCAAAATAAAATTGTAAAAATTGGCAATATTGATGTCGCAAATGACAAACCCTTTGTACTTTTCGGCGGAATGAACGTGCTTGAAAGTCGCGATATGGCGATGCAAGTTTGTGAGGCTTACGTGAAAGTGACTGAAAAGTTGGGTGTGCCTTATATTTTTAAGGCATCTTTCGATAAAGCTAATCGTTCTTCAATTCATTCTTACCGTGGTCCAGGCATGGAGGAAGGTTTAAAAATTTTCCAAGAGATAAAAGAAACCTTTGGCGTGAAAGTAATTACCGATGTGCACGAAATCTATCAATGTCAGCCTGTTGCTGATGTGGTGGATGTGATTCAGTTACCGGCATTCTTGGCTCGTCAAACAGATTTAGTCGAAGCCATGGCAAAAACGGGTGCGGTAATTAACGTGAAAAAACCACAATTCTTAAGCCCAGGTCAAATGGGTAATATCGTGGATAAATTTGAAGAATGTGGTAACGATAAAATTATCCTTTGTGATCGCGGTTCAAACTTTGGCTACGATAATTTAGTGGTGGATATGTTAGGTTTTGGCGTAATGAAAAAAGCATCTAAAGGCAGTCCAGTTATTTTTGACGTGACCCATTCATTACAATGCCGTGATCCGTTTGGTGCCGCTTCAGGTGGTCGTCGTGAACAAGTGACCGAATTAGCCCGTTCTGGTTTAGCAATTGGCATTGCAGGCTTATTCTTAGAAGCTCACCCAAATCCAAATCAGGCAAAATGTGATGGCCCTTCTGCATTGCCACTTTCAGCATTAGAAGGTTTTGTCTCGCAGATGAAAGCCATTGATGATTTAGTGAAATCTTTCCCTGAATTAGATACGTCCATCTAA
- a CDS encoding SirB1 family protein — protein sequence MKYDQKALYVEMTHFYLSVYEKEQVDEPRIRGLVGGLVRRARQAIPEEWDDKAKIHQLLQLFYGDWGFHCDADNYFYARNLYLPYILEEREGMPVSLGALILYLAASLKLPIYPVNFPTQLILRAEVDGEVAFIDPWSGKYISVDELKKLYEGAFGFGAQIQPEDLARADIPMLATRFRQLAKNALIREEQNDFAFNYIQFLLAVRKDPYDIRDRGLVLAQMGAYSSAIEDLEYFVDQCPNDPTSSLLKTQLLELKGEALKDANAIH from the coding sequence ATGAAATACGATCAAAAAGCTTTATATGTTGAAATGACTCATTTTTATCTGAGTGTTTATGAGAAAGAGCAAGTTGATGAGCCTCGTATAAGAGGGCTTGTGGGTGGCTTAGTGCGTAGAGCTCGCCAAGCTATTCCAGAGGAATGGGATGATAAAGCTAAAATTCATCAATTACTACAGCTATTTTACGGTGATTGGGGCTTTCATTGTGATGCGGATAATTATTTCTATGCCCGCAATTTATATCTTCCGTATATTTTAGAAGAGCGTGAAGGCATGCCTGTGAGTCTTGGTGCCTTAATACTTTATTTAGCTGCAAGTTTAAAATTGCCGATTTATCCCGTAAATTTCCCGACCCAGCTGATTTTACGTGCAGAAGTAGACGGAGAAGTAGCATTTATTGATCCTTGGAGCGGAAAATATATTTCAGTGGATGAATTGAAAAAACTCTATGAAGGCGCCTTTGGTTTTGGCGCTCAAATTCAACCTGAAGATTTAGCTCGAGCAGATATTCCGATGCTGGCTACACGTTTTCGTCAGCTCGCCAAAAATGCCTTAATTCGTGAAGAGCAAAACGATTTTGCTTTTAATTATATCCAATTCTTGTTAGCGGTAAGAAAAGATCCTTATGATATTCGCGATCGCGGCTTAGTGTTGGCGCAAATGGGCGCTTATTCTTCCGCCATTGAGGATTTAGAATATTTTGTGGATCAATGTCCAAATGATCCCACCTCTTCTCTGTTAAAAACTCAACTTTTAGAACTAAAAGGCGAAGCATTGAAAGATGCCAATGCCATCCATTAA
- the prmC gene encoding peptide chain release factor N(5)-glutamine methyltransferase → MTYQQWLADAAQALNQVNPTENSKVDALVLLQHATDKSRTQILAFDETEIDEKVRLKLTALLDRRLKGEPIAYILGEKEFWSLPLNVSEGTLIPRPDTEILVEKALQIALEKLEENPLHFRILDLGTGTGAIALALASELSLICQKKAIQLDVIGVDLMPEVVKLAQSNAEKNQLKVQCLQSCWFEHVEGQFDIIVSNPPYIDETDEHLSQGDVRFEPRSALVAGENGLADLRHLIKYAPVYLKDNGYLLLEHGWKQGEEVQSIFWQNHWQGVATIRDYGDNERVTLGYWKR, encoded by the coding sequence ATGACCTATCAACAATGGCTTGCCGATGCTGCGCAAGCCTTAAATCAGGTAAATCCGACAGAGAATAGCAAAGTTGATGCGTTAGTGCTATTGCAACACGCAACAGACAAATCGAGAACGCAAATTTTAGCTTTCGATGAAACGGAAATTGATGAAAAAGTGCGGTTAAAATTGACCGCACTTTTAGATCGTCGTTTAAAAGGCGAACCTATCGCTTATATCCTCGGTGAAAAAGAATTCTGGTCCTTGCCTTTAAATGTGTCTGAAGGAACATTAATTCCTCGCCCCGATACCGAAATTCTCGTAGAAAAAGCATTACAAATTGCGTTAGAAAAACTGGAAGAAAATCCACTGCACTTTCGTATTCTCGATCTTGGAACCGGCACGGGTGCCATTGCGTTGGCGTTGGCTTCTGAGCTTTCTCTAATTTGTCAAAAAAAGGCTATTCAATTGGATGTCATTGGTGTTGATTTAATGCCAGAAGTCGTCAAATTAGCACAATCCAATGCAGAAAAAAATCAGCTCAAGGTGCAATGTTTACAGAGTTGTTGGTTTGAACATGTTGAGGGACAGTTTGATATTATCGTGAGCAACCCGCCTTATATTGATGAAACCGATGAACATCTTTCTCAAGGTGATGTGCGTTTCGAGCCTCGTTCAGCGTTGGTGGCGGGTGAAAACGGTTTAGCTGATTTACGTCATCTTATTAAGTATGCGCCAGTATATTTAAAAGATAATGGCTATTTATTGTTAGAGCACGGCTGGAAACAGGGTGAAGAAGTGCAGTCAATTTTCTGGCAAAATCATTGGCAAGGGGTTGCAACCATACGGGATTATGGCGACAATGAGCGCGTAACGTTGGGATATTGGAAGCGGTAA
- the prfA gene encoding peptide chain release factor 1 yields the protein MKDSIIAKLESLKERYEELEALLGDASVISDQDKFRAYSKEYSQLEDVVKCFNRWNQLNSNIAEAELMLDDPEMKEMAEMEIEESKAEIEEVEQQLQILLLPKDPNDEYNCYLEIRAGTGGDEAGIFAGDLFRMYSRYAESKRWRVEMLSANESEQGGYKEVIVKVSGDGVYGQLKFESGGHRVQRVPKTESQGRIHTSACTVAVMPELPESEMPEINPADLRIDTYRSSGAGGQHVNTTDSAVRITHIPTGIVVECQDERSQHKNKAKAMSVLASRIVQAEKERQAAEQADTRRNLLGSGDRSDKIRTYNYPQGRVTDHRINLTLYRLDEVMNGKIDELIQPIITEYQADQLAALSESN from the coding sequence ATGAAAGATTCTATTATTGCAAAACTTGAAAGTTTAAAAGAACGTTATGAAGAATTAGAGGCATTGCTAGGCGATGCGTCAGTGATTTCAGATCAAGATAAATTCCGTGCATATTCTAAAGAATATTCACAACTTGAAGATGTAGTGAAATGTTTTAATCGTTGGAATCAGCTTAATTCTAACATTGCTGAAGCAGAGTTGATGTTAGATGATCCTGAAATGAAAGAAATGGCAGAAATGGAAATTGAAGAATCCAAAGCCGAAATTGAAGAAGTGGAGCAACAACTTCAAATTCTTTTATTACCGAAAGATCCAAATGATGAATATAACTGCTATTTAGAAATTCGTGCGGGTACTGGTGGTGATGAAGCGGGTATCTTTGCCGGCGATTTATTCCGTATGTACAGCCGTTATGCAGAAAGTAAACGCTGGCGTGTTGAAATGCTCAGCGCAAATGAAAGCGAGCAGGGCGGTTATAAAGAAGTGATCGTGAAAGTAAGCGGTGATGGCGTGTATGGTCAGTTGAAATTTGAATCAGGCGGCCATCGTGTACAACGTGTACCAAAAACAGAAAGCCAAGGTCGTATTCATACTTCAGCTTGTACTGTTGCGGTTATGCCTGAATTACCTGAATCTGAAATGCCGGAAATCAATCCTGCAGATTTACGTATTGATACCTACCGTTCATCTGGTGCAGGTGGTCAGCACGTTAATACAACAGACTCTGCGGTACGTATTACCCACATCCCAACGGGTATTGTGGTGGAATGTCAGGATGAGCGTTCACAACATAAAAATAAAGCTAAAGCGATGTCTGTATTGGCTTCACGTATTGTTCAAGCGGAGAAAGAGCGTCAAGCAGCAGAGCAAGCGGATACCCGACGTAACTTATTAGGTTCAGGCGATCGTTCTGATAAAATTCGTACTTATAACTACCCACAAGGTCGTGTCACAGATCACCGTATAAACTTAACGCTTTATCGCTTAGATGAAGTGATGAACGGCAAAATTGACGAACTTATTCAACCGATTATTACTGAATATCAAGCCGATCAATTAGCGGCGTTATCTGAGAGTAATTAA
- a CDS encoding tetratricopeptide repeat protein, giving the protein MKLTKTLITTALFGASVFSFHSTAWADTLEQQFQQGLEATERGDYQTAFKLWLPLAEQGNAISQFLVGVMYFEGQGVKQDDFEAVKWYRKAAEQGDANAQFNLGWMYDKGRGIKQDDFEAVKWSRKAAEQGNAKAQFYLGNMYADGRGVKQDDFEAVKWYRKAAEQGDADAQYNLGVMYRVGQGVKQDYFEAMKWYRKTAEQGNSKAQVILGLAYIYGKGVQVNKPLAKEWFGKACDNGEKKGCEYYGKLNRGEL; this is encoded by the coding sequence ATGAAACTAACAAAAACACTTATTACCACCGCACTTTTCGGTGCTTCTGTATTTTCTTTTCACTCCACTGCTTGGGCGGATACTCTGGAACAGCAATTCCAACAAGGTCTTGAAGCTACAGAAAGGGGCGATTATCAAACCGCCTTTAAACTTTGGTTACCTCTGGCGGAGCAGGGAAATGCAATTAGTCAATTTTTGGTGGGCGTGATGTATTTTGAGGGACAAGGCGTAAAACAAGATGATTTTGAAGCTGTGAAGTGGTATCGCAAAGCGGCGGAGCAGGGGGATGCAAACGCTCAATTTAATTTGGGCTGGATGTATGACAAAGGACGAGGCATCAAACAGGATGATTTTGAAGCGGTGAAGTGGTCTCGCAAAGCGGCAGAGCAGGGGAATGCAAAGGCTCAATTTTATTTGGGCAATATGTATGCCGATGGGCGCGGTGTTAAACAAGATGATTTTGAAGCTGTGAAGTGGTATCGCAAAGCTGCGGAGCAGGGGGATGCTGATGCTCAATATAATTTGGGCGTGATGTATAGGGTGGGACAAGGAGTAAAACAGGATTATTTTGAAGCGATGAAATGGTATCGCAAAACGGCGGAACAGGGGAATTCAAAGGCTCAAGTTATATTAGGATTAGCATATATTTACGGAAAAGGAGTTCAAGTAAATAAACCTTTAGCTAAAGAATGGTTTGGTAAGGCTTGTGATAATGGAGAAAAAAAAGGGTGTGAATATTACGGTAAGCTAAATAGAGGGGAATTGTAA